The Plasmodium yoelii strain 17X genome assembly, chromosome: 14 DNA segment tatacaactttatttttaattattttttttgtcccatgtgaaattttaatttaaaataaaaagtctATATGTTCGtgtatttgtttatttaaaataatgtatatcgtatatttttttactttttaaaatcgaaacataaaaaaacaattaatgaAGAATCAATAGTTGCCATTTGCTTTAAAGCAAATAATAACaaacaatatattaaactttaaaaaatagtacggaaaatataaaattatacgATATACTATATAAgagtataaaaaaaagggTACAAGTGAtttccttttaatttttttttttttttaacaatttgaAAGAAATTATACATCAATACGTGCTTGTGCTTATCCGTATGCTTGTGCTTATCCGTATGCTTGTGCTTATCCGTATGCTTATGTTTATCCGTATGCTTGTGCTTATCCGTATGCTTATGTTTATGTGTATACTTATGCTTGAGTTGGAGCTGGAGTATCTTCTGGGATTATATTTTCTGTAGATTCTGTAGATTCTGTAGATTCTGATGGTTTGGATTCATCTTCGACTTTGTCATCTGTCGATTCTGATGGTTTGGATTCATCTTCGACTTTGTCATCTGTCGATTTTGATGTTTCGGATTCATCCTCGATTTTGTCACCTGTCGATTCTGATGGCTTAGATTCATCCTCGACTTTGTCGTTTGTAGATTCTGGTGCGTTGGATTCATTCTCGAATTTATTATCTGCTAATTCTTCTGAcaaatcatatattttttctcttataacatatataacaATTCTTTTTATGATGTTAGGAGTTTCTGAAACAATAGTAAGAGTATTAACACCATTTTCAATATCAATGGATGAgttatttgatttattttctgaatcattttcctttttttctaCTGGAGATTCATCGACTTTAAGTAAATCGTTAATAGCTTCTGTGGCAATGTTTTCATTGATAATTTTCTGAACAGATTCATTTGATAATTCAGCTTCATCAGATTCTGTATCATCCATACCTTCAACAGTAGATAatatatcttcattttcataaTCTACATATGTATCAGTACATAATCCTTGTTCATATAAATTGATTTCATTAATCATCTTATTAATAGTAGATACAATAGATTTTTGAGGAGATGGAGTACCTCTGAATAATTTCATATGTGATGAAGATTTATTAAATGGAATAGATTCATCATCATAATCATCATCACCTGCATCATCATCAACTGTATCATCAACAACagcatcatcatcatcataaTCATAATCATAAGTTGGTGTTTCAACTGGTAATGATTCAGTTGTATTttctgttttatttttatggcatattttgtttttaattttaattaataatcttttaattttactatataataatttcatACTTAATTGTATTACacctttttttaattcatctaAATATTCATCTTCACTAACTATTGGTATTTCTTCTTCTCCTAATTcaattgatttattttttctataagcTATATATGATTTATACAACAATcttaataatatatcttttaattttgataatacAGAATCTTTAAGTTTAACTAACAATTCTTCATAAGATGATAAATTACTTGTAAATTCATACAATTTATCTAATGTTGGTATACCACCACTAAATAAACCATTTTTTGGAGATAATAATCCTTCAATATTTACAATTTGTTCTCCAATTTCTTTTCCTTTTTCAATTAGTCCTGCTAATTCATTTCCAATTCCATCACTTTCTTGTACTAAAACAGTTTTAACTacattcattatattttcccCTTCATCAAAAATATCTTGAACACTTGATTTGATAATATCATCAATACCTACATTTCCATCTTTTTCATTtgaatttaatttttcttgtGATTTTGATAATCCATCAAAATTATTTGCATTTACTATTTTGTTATAAATTTGGTTCATATCACCACTTGGTAAATTTATGTGTTTATTAATTGTATTGTaattatcatttaaaaattggaaacctttttttatatttttaatatttgcacttaatttagctaattctGGACTATTGATACCATTACTTCTTAATTGTGAAccaccattttttttaataccaCGTACAATAGTTTTTACTGAATCAATAAGCCTTTTTTGTGTTTCTAAaactttaataatttttcttaaTGTATTACTATGTTTTCCATTAATATATGGAGAGTTATCAGACATAGGCTCATCTGTTATGgcttttaataaaaatccAAGATCTTTATTGCTTAATAATTGTCTACATTCATCCATTATTTCATCACATTTTTCTTCTGGAACAGGTTCAAGGGCTGTTAAGCAATATTGACATCTTGCTacttttaataattcatcataattatttataataccataattaattttggtttccaaattatttgttttatgaGCATTAGTAGATTTGCTTCTGAGAGCAATCATAAGTAAAGATAATCCCACGATActtatcttcattttttcttaataaaaaattgtgatttgttttatatagctagctggaaaaaaaaaaaaaaaaaaaatatacaagctattatttatacacacataatatatttatatacatattactAGTCAGTTGAAAAATTGCAAAGTTTACAAgttcaaattattttatattaacaatagttgaaatttattaaaaaaacaaaatagtaCGAAAATATGTTGGTGAAAAGTATAATGTATCATCTTTAGttcattataaataattttgtcTTTCGATTCTTACTTCTTTACGATTCGATACAccaaattttaaattaaatcgATTAAAAGatacataatataaaatacatGATACGATTACTTAAAATTTGATTCCAATTCGTTgtgaaaaaacaaattagcaataacaaaaaaaataatatatatatataaccaaTGTGtgcttataaataaaaatttaaatgaatggaatataaaaattaatacgtttattttttttaatttcctagtaattgtttttttccGTTTTTGTTAAGTTGAGCATATTTCAAAAGGATATTCATgtttagtaaaaaaaaatattagatcAAGAAGTTAcacaattatttatttatctatCCAGTATATggataatatacataatatgtatttttCTAAGTGTGTGTAaggatataataatatataatgcacaaaaaaatatatttaaatataaaataatattatatgtgCATTAAAGCATGGGTTCTAACGTAAGACAACGGTttaaactatttttattttgttattatttttactaattgcaataataaaaaaaaaaattaaaaaaattaaaaaaatacaataagaATGGCTAGTTTACCTTTTCTACCTATttagtttttattttccttttttaactCAAAACTAAAAttcataatatattcattGTTAAGGAAATAAAGGAGGAGAAACGGTTATAATGcactttatatattttttttttactttttctcttttttatattattcaaaataagtatattaaataaaaatcataAGGAAACTTTCAGGAATGCTAAGCATATACTTATGAAGTGAGAATAAAGATTATTTACGTTATTTACACACTTTTATAGTTTTACATTttcttattatataaaatataaatatatgtttatttaatGTACAAtacatatgaatatatacatttttatttgtctAGCAATTTCAGTAAATGTTAACACACTCTTTTATTTAGTATTCCTATTTTATCTTAATGGTTTCAAAGTTGttatacattattttatttttatttttggttttctcttttaatttcatagaatatttcaaaatatttaattatctttaaatagtattaatataaataataccTTTTTGAATcacatttattttactttatcccaattataaatatttttgaataaaCTGTTcgttaatttttgttttaagaatgtttttcattattttattgtttcaATTTAGGggtaaaaaattttgaaaggGTCCCAATtcgtataatatatatatgtatataatttttattttatttttatctaatatttatttaagttCAGTttataaatcaaataaagaatgtTTATTACTGTAAATAGTTGTTAAGAGATATTTGTTAGTTtcccaaaaaaaataaaaacataagcaaaaaattatttattatgaataataattatatgataACTATTATGGCCTTAACAATGTGCAGGTAAATAATACACTTTTTTAAAACtaaacaattttattttcaaatcgATTTGATACTTATAAACCTTATTATGTATTTGTCGATAAATTGTATATGCAgatgtataaatatacacttttttagaaataaaatgttttaaattatatttttttatctattcccttgatgttaataaaacataCATTTTATACTAAATCAGATAAGGGCGATAAATCTAACACTTTATCCAATATGTGTTGTTATTTTAgataaataagtatatataatatcaaaaaataggaataattataaatagcAAAATATTTGTGACTAAAagtatacaaattatattcattGAAACCAAatatcaattatatttataagaaaTCTGGTATTGTTTTATCTATAATCATAATTCATGTTGTATTTCTTTTGGTTCCTTTTATccacatatgtatattttctGAAAGTTCTTTTTTTGATTCATTTCGAGGTCAGCACATGGTCCGACCATATACTTTCCAGGAGTAtattaaaatgttatactaatatttttattattttattcttaaattttaagcaaatatatatgtatatatatatatgtatatatggaTGTATATATGGATGTATATGTCACATTTTGTTTATGTAACTTATTATAAGggtgaaatatattatttccattatgatatcatattttagcttattttttttaaatataagatccctattctttatttttgttttataaataGAGAAAAAATCAATGGATATTGGATTAAAGTATAAATGCAATGATAAAGCAATTGTTTCTTTTCACTTACTATATGGTATTTCTCTTTTCttatttataatgaattttaaTATGGATACGTCTGTGTTAATATAATTGAGTAAATATCTCCATTATTAgaatttcatatatttctattTTCAAATGATATACTTCTTCAGAACTATGTTATGCTTTATCCGTTTTGATTTGTTTTTTCCTCTCCATTTTGATTTGTTTTGTTCTctccattttatttattttgtataatattttgtataatattttttgtttagtattttttttatactatttttttatactatttttCGTTTAGTGATTATATGACAGTGAAAGGTATTTACGCTACTTTTATTGTTTCTCTTCGATTTTAAGAAATTATAATAGTCCTTCTATAAATGATAAACTgggtttaaaaaaatgtgttgATATAATTGacacattattatatttatttatatgtgtaCATAAGTATACTTCGGAactttgttatatatataatatgtatgtGATTAAtgaaaagaaataaatacaatgttttacaaatgaagaaaaaaatagctgaaaaatatgaaagatAAATGTATTTTGTGATTTTCAATTACAGTTAAAATGTGAGAACATGCttaaatttgttaaatttctttttttcattgtgtttttaataaaatgggAAATAGTAGTCTCAATAAATATACTCCGAAAGGAGACCAATAATAGTGTAACTGCCAATTTTAGGAAAAGTTGTAAACAAAATGACTTggttaaaaatataagaaaggGATATTTACCTTATGTTATAGGAAATGGtgaagataataatattgtgAACATTGgtagaaataataaaaaattaaaaacagttaaatataattacaaAAATCCCTATAATCGGAATAGCCATTATGatcataataaaagaaatgagctaaaacaaaaaaaaaaaacatttttttttatttgtaacaATTTGGCTAGCtcaactaaaaaaaaaaaatccaaaataaaaagggaaacaaatatttttaataacttGAATTATGGAGAAGAAGAACAACCAATAGATCATGAATTGGAAGAAAGTTTAAGTGGGTGTAtagaaaatgatattaaagataattattttgattcaTTAATAGGTTGTAGTGAcgataattataattatgatgAAGATAATTTTGATAAAGATGATTTAAGTGAAGAgacaaaaagaaaaaaatattatgcatATGGAAGAAAATTTAATGATCAAGATTTTAATTCTGAAcatgtaaataaatattatcaatatttacctatatataataacaatgataattgtggtaataataatattcgaagaaatagtaataatacaGGAACAATGGAAAATTTTCGAAAAGTATATGAAagtaataaaattgaaaactTGGAAAGAAATATAAGAGAAGAAGATTTACAATATCCTTCTGTTCCAGTCAATTGGAAAGTTTATGTAtgtcttttttttgataaaaaatataactatgaaaatgatgaagaaaaaaaaatatacaataaatttaatataaatatacgtCATAAATTTGCATTAGAATTTTTAGCATGGGCACGATTATCAACAAGGATATATCAAAACACATCAAAAGTTTTAatgttatttaatttaaaaaaaaataataatatatttggtaatttaattttttttacatccTTAAATTTACACTATGCTAAAATGTTTATGGAATCTAACCCATATATAAAACTTGGGTTATGTGaagaattatatttatattcatatgaaaataataatgatcattttttaattggtaattttccaaatttatttttacaaaaaaattatttgcttgtaaaattttttaaccaaaataaattaaaagatatCAATGAACTTTATGAAAAGCATATGAGATTTTATATAACATCAAGTATGATTTTTAAATTAGGAACCCTAAAAAAAGTTCCTAAAGACAACTTAaaagatttatttttatctacatATCAATATTTACCAATAACAGATAAACAaactaaaaatattttaaacaaatttcatgaagaatataaaatttttgataAATGCAAAAGTGTCgaaattgataaaaatgatcTTACTATAAAAGATATCAAATacgaagaaaataatttaaatggaAAAGATGGCAATTGCGTTGTGGTTGATACTTCTGGCGATACTTCTGGCGATACCTCTGGCGACACTTCTGACGATACCTCTGGTGACACTTCTGGCGATACTCCTTTTGAAAAATTTGGGT contains these protein-coding regions:
- a CDS encoding merozoite surface protein 9, putative produces the protein MKISIVGLSLLMIALRSKSTNAHKTNNLETKINYGIINNYDELLKVARCQYCLTALEPVPEEKCDEIMDECRQLLSNKDLGFLLKAITDEPMSDNSPYINGKHSNTLRKIIKVLETQKRLIDSVKTIVRGIKKNGGSQLRSNGINSPELAKLSANIKNIKKGFQFLNDNYNTINKHINLPSGDMNQIYNKIVNANNFDGLSKSQEKLNSNEKDGNVGIDDIIKSSVQDIFDEGENIMNVVKTVLVQESDGIGNELAGLIEKGKEIGEQIVNIEGLLSPKNGLFSGGIPTLDKLYEFTSNLSSYEELLVKLKDSVLSKLKDILLRLLYKSYIAYRKNKSIELGEEEIPIVSEDEYLDELKKGVIQLSMKLLYSKIKRLLIKIKNKICHKNKTENTTESLPVETPTYDYDYDDDDAVVDDTVDDDAGDDDYDDESIPFNKSSSHMKLFRGTPSPQKSIVSTINKMINEINLYEQGLCTDTYVDYENEDILSTVEGMDDTESDEAELSNESVQKIINENIATEAINDLLKVDESPVEKKENDSENKSNNSSIDIENGVNTLTIVSETPNIIKRIVIYVIREKIYDLSEELADNKFENESNAPESTNDKVEDESKPSESTGDKIEDESETSKSTDDKVEDESKPSESTDDKVEDESKPSESTESTESTENIIPEDTPAPTQA